In Felis catus isolate Fca126 chromosome C2, F.catus_Fca126_mat1.0, whole genome shotgun sequence, a single window of DNA contains:
- the LRRC3 gene encoding leucine-rich repeat-containing protein 3: MGPVGKQSPAAPPGPTGGSCLLLLFCLRLGASCPQGCQCPDHAGAVAVHCSARGLQEIPKDIPADAVLLKLDANKIAHIPNGAFQHLNQLRELDLSQNTIETIGPAAFSGLAGGLRLLDLSHNRIRRIPKDALGKLSAKIRLSHNPLHCECALQEALWELKLDPESVDEIACHTAVRDEYVGKPLIQALDSGVSFCSTHHKTTDVAMLVTMFGWFTMVIAYVVYYVRQNQEDARKHLEYLKSLPSAPASKDPVGPTP, encoded by the coding sequence ATGGGCCCCGTGGGCAAGCAGAGCCCCGCAGCCCCACCGGGCCCCACGGGAGGGtcttgcctcctcctcctcttctgcctgCGCTTGGGCGCTTCCTGCCCACAGGGCTGCCAGTGCCCTGACCACGCTGGGGCCGTGGCCGTCCACTGCAGCGCGAGGGGCCTGCAGGAGATCCCCAAGGACATCCCTGCCGACGCCGTGCTCCTGAAGCTTGATGCCAACAAGATCGCCCACATCCCCAACGGGGCCTTCCAGCACCTGAACCAGCTGAGAGAGCTGGACTTGTCCCAGAACACCATCGAGACCATCGGCCCCGCTGCCTTCTCGGGCCTGGCCGGGGGCCTGCGGCTGCTGGACCTGTCTCATAACCGCATCCGCAGGATTCCCAAGGATGCCCTGGGCAAGCTCAGCGCCAAGATCCGCCTGTCCCACAACCCCCTGCACTGCGAGTGTGCGCTGCAGGAGGCGCTGTGGGAGCTGAAGCTGGACCCCGAGTCGGTGGACGAGATCGCCTGCCACACGGCCGTGCGGGACGAGTACGTGGGCAAGCCGCTCATCCAGGCGCTCGACTCCGGCGTCAGCTTCTGCAGCACCCACCACAAGACCACCGACGTGGCCATGCTGGTCACCATGTTCGGCTGGTTCACCATGGTGATCGCCTACGTCGTGTACTACGTGCGCCAGAACCAGGAGGACGCCAGGAAGCACCTGGAGTACCTGAAGTCCCTGCCCAGCGCCCCCGCGTCCAAGGACCCCGTCGGCCCCACGCCCTAG